From one Mytilus edulis chromosome 1, xbMytEdul2.2, whole genome shotgun sequence genomic stretch:
- the LOC139502958 gene encoding serine-rich adhesin for platelets-like, producing MSISDEFYNKTSRQIVYSQDTVEIDPTVQAKLLEILKERFNITGVQALNQQFLDQLLKDYNMTREDFLASIDESTTKLTTKIVDSGDDGDSAISWGLIVPIVLIGVFLACVAGCLYWHQWRDKRRSNHHSVDRSVNTSFDRFSRVIGRTPTSQIDFVRGSTRSTTPLNISDKVNVVPLTSSNPGQFKFYWDKDNWKLCPPEDSLPHGALAGSRSSLLRQNLSPIDEMESPSMYTNTTRSYDVDAQPPFSPYHLTWLTPKAPPPSYEESELSSPDKSQRINTYSGYTGYSKDNTTDNTCSGCTGYSKTNTTDNTCSGYTGYSKTNVTDNTCSGYTGYSKNTNSPFYPNNNTPTTDFYEFASEHESLPPKVALMANSYPLSNGNSRFTSYPSTPHSSLESLSESQVDTVEEISYRRHNTSQNDNIYDKPDNAYNRNSQFSHYRIETDHNRNSVYSANENYHSQDSQSSNYNTARDHTSQYEEEYSMGVPSLPSSILYYHQKMTNVNVMMSGKPPLFSPHAFRTSQASSLESSDTNYTDNTSMLPCVGSSITSGNPTGISSLHQTNSVHTSMGQQHPAELSENVSPEDLSKIVDELSSIRPGSNEPTSVNHGIINSMIGYEGPVGQSYVADIYPPQQKEQGPLTGNFNQNITELFRSWSVTAELDYSSVSSQGAGTSMQTPLNEGSFSWDTYPLKKNTSKNLVAEVKHGRVITDVNHNVVSLNNLPQPGRNVQFSVPVLVDKTYWV from the exons ATGAGTATTAGTGATGAATTCTATAATAAAACATCCAGACAGATTGTTTATAGTCAAGACACAGTTGAAATTGATCCAACTGTACAAGCCAAACTACTCGAAATACTTAAAGAGAGATTTAATATCACTGGTGTACAAGCACTTAACCAACAATTTCTGGACCAACTTCTCAAAG ATTACAACATGACACGTGAAGATTTTTTAGCGAGTATTGACGAGAGCACAACCAAGTTGACGACAAAAATAGTGGACAGTGGGGATGATGGTGATTCTGCAATCAGCTGGGGCCTTATAGTGCCTATTGTCTTAATAGGTGTGTTTCTTGCTTGTGTAGCCGGTTGTTTGTACTGGCACCAGTGGAGAGACAAAAGAAGGTCTAATCACCATAGCGTAGACAGAAGTGTCAACACCTCATTTGACCGCTTCTCCAGAGTTATTGGACGAACACCAACTAGCCAGATTGACTTTGTCCGTGGATCGACCCGTTCAACAACACCATTGAATATATCAGATAAGGTCAATGTAGTCCCATTAACAAGTTCAAATCCTGGACAGTTCAAGTTTTACTGGGACAAAGACAACTGGAAGCTTTGTCCTCCAGAAGACAGTTTACCCCACGGTGCCTTGGCTGGTTCACGATCGAGTCTTCTACGACAGAATCTTTCACCGATCGATGAGATGGAATCTCCAAGTATGTATACAAACACAACGAGAAGCTATGACGTCGATGCTCAACCTCCATTCTCTCCCTATCATTTGACATGGCTTACACCGAAAGCTCCTCCACCATCATACGAAGAATCGGAACTTAGTTCACCAGACAAAAGTCAGCGGATCAACACATATAGCGGGTACACCGGATATAGCAAAGACAACACGACAGATAACACCTGCAGTGGATGTACAGGATACAGTAAAACCAACACTACAGACAACACATGTAGCGGATATACGGGATACAGTAAAACCAATGTTACAGACAACACATGTAGTGGATACACGGGGTACAGCAAGAACACAAATTCTCCTTTCTATCCAAATAATAATACTCCAACAACAGATTTCTACGAGTTTGCATCAGAGCATGAAAGCTTACCACCAAAGGTAGCACTCATGGCGAATTCTTATCCATTGTCAAATGGTAATTCTCGTTTTACAAGCTATCCATCAACGCCACATTCTTCGCTTGAAAGTCTTTCAGAATCACAGGTAGATACGGTTGAGGAAATTTCATACCGTCGCCACAACACATCACAAAACGACAATATTTATGATAAACCTGACAATGCTTACAACAGGAACAGTCAATTTAGCCACTATAGAATTGAAACCGACCACAACCGAAACAGTGTGTACAGTGCGAACGAGAATTACCATTCCCAAGACAGTCAGTCTAGTAATTATAATACCGCTAGAGACCATACCAGTCAGTACGAGGAGGAGTATAGTATGGGTGTACCAAGTCTGCCAAGCAGCATACTCTATTATCATCAAAAAATGACCAACGTGAACGTGATGATGTCCGGTAAACCACCATTATTCTCTCCACATGCTTTCCGTACTAGTCAAGCCAGCAGTCTGGAATCGTCTGATACTAACTATACAGACAATACCTCAATGCTTCCCTGTGTGGGTAGTAGTATAACGTCAGGGAATCCCACAGGAATATCGTCCCTCCATCAAACTAACAGTGTCCATACTTCCATGGGACAACAACATCCTGCTGAACTGTCAGAGAATGTTAGTCCAGAAGACTTGTCTAAAATTGTAGATGAACTGTCTTCCATCCGACCCGGCTCAAATGAACCAACATCCGTTAACCATGGAATTATTAACAGTATGATCGGCTACGAAGGTCCTGTTGGACAGAGTTATGTTGCTGATATTTATCCCCCACAACAAAAAGAACAGGGACCTTTAACCGGAAACTTCAACCAAAATATTACAGAATTGTTTAGAAGCTGGAGTGTAACAGCGGAGTTAGATTACAGTTCTGTAAGCAGTCAAGGAGCAGGGACTTCCATGCAAACACCATTGAACGAAGGCTCATTCTCATGGGATACTTATCCACTTAAGAAGAACACTTCCAAGAACCTTGTTGCAGAAGTTAAACATGGTAGAGTCATAACGGATGTTAATCATAATGTTGTAAGCCTCAATAATTTACCACAACCAGGAAGAAATGTTCAGTTTTCTGTTCCAGTTTTAGTGGACAAAACATACTGGGTTTGA